Genomic window (Criblamydia sequanensis CRIB-18):
AGATTCATGAATAAAATAAGGCATCGCATAAAAGTTCAACCTTTTAATCTAGTGGCTTTCGTAATTTTTTTAGCCTCGATCATTCATTCTTTTTTTGCTCCAAAGATTCACTATTACGCCCTCCGATTAGAAAAGGAGCGAAAAAGAAAGGGGCAGCCGGAACCTTTTTATATCGAGATATTAAAATTTTTTGGCGAAGTTGAAGTGGTCTTTGGACTCTGGGTCATTCCGATGATGGTTTCTATGTATTTTTTTTATGATTGGAAAACTTGCATTAAATATCTGGACTCGAGAAGTTATATAGAACCCGCTTTTGTTGTGGTTATCATGGTCATTGCTTCTACAAGACCCATTATTTCCTTTGCTGAGAGTTTTTTAAAGTGGTTTGCAAAGCTCGGCAAGGAAACGGTGACTTCTTGGTGGCTTGCGATTTTAACCATTGGGCCTTTTGCGGGTTCTCTGATTACAGAACCCGGAGCCATGACTATTTCAGCTCTTCTTCTAAGAAGCCAGTTTTATCAACTGAAGCCTTCAAAAATGTTGTCTTACGCAACTCTTGGGCTGCTTTTTACGAACCTTTCGGTGGGAGGTGTACTTACAAGTTTTGCAGCCCCCCCGGTTATTATGGTGGGCAAAATTTGGAAATGGGACTCGCTTTATATGATGACTCATTTTGGTTGCAAGGCCTTCATAGGAATTCTCCTTGCAAATGCCGTTTATTATTTGTTTTTTAGAAAAGAGTTAAAAGAACTTGAAGGTCGAAAGCAAGCGTTTTTAAAGACGGAAACAAAAGAAAAAAAGATTCCATTTTGGGTCACGTTAACTCATATCTTTTTTCTTATTTGGGTGATAGCCTATGCCCATTATCCCGTCATTTTTATTGGGACCTTTCTCTTTTTTATCGGCTTTTACAGGGCGACTCTCCCTCATCAGGATTATTTAAATTTAAAAGCCCCGATGCTGGTCGGTTTCTTCCTTGCGGGTTTGGTTGTCTTGGGAAGTTTACAAGCATGGTGGATAACCCCTTTCCTAGGGGGGATGGATCAAGGATTTTTAATGTTCCTATCCATTTTTTTAACAGCATTCAATGACAATGCCGGGATCACATACCTAGCTTCTTTGATCCCGAGCT
Coding sequences:
- a CDS encoding putative Na+/H+ antiporter produces the protein MEASYTVKDFRHTVKDYLKVLAYVLLILGFTLLIHNLMEECDDCLVIKSLSLEDNIYNDLHYDRFMNKIRHRIKVQPFNLVAFVIFLASIIHSFFAPKIHYYALRLEKERKRKGQPEPFYIEILKFFGEVEVVFGLWVIPMMVSMYFFYDWKTCIKYLDSRSYIEPAFVVVIMVIASTRPIISFAESFLKWFAKLGKETVTSWWLAILTIGPFAGSLITEPGAMTISALLLRSQFYQLKPSKMLSYATLGLLFTNLSVGGVLTSFAAPPVIMVGKIWKWDSLYMMTHFGCKAFIGILLANAVYYLFFRKELKELEGRKQAFLKTETKEKKIPFWVTLTHIFFLIWVIAYAHYPVIFIGTFLFFIGFYRATLPHQDYLNLKAPMLVGFFLAGLVVLGSLQAWWITPFLGGMDQGFLMFLSIFLTAFNDNAGITYLASLIPSLAEGMKYSIMAGAVVGGGLTVIANAPNPLGRSILVEHFPKGIKPLPLFYGALIPTLIMAASFYLLSPLY